CGTCTGGGTGCTGGCGATGTTCGGCATGGGCGGCAGCATCGACCGGCTCGACGACGACCCGTCGCTGCGCCAGACGCTGCCTGCGCCGGGCTCGCCAGGTGCCGAGCGGCTGGGCCCGCTCCCGCAATACGGCGACATCGCCGCTCGCCCGCTGTTCACCGACAACCGTCGCCCGCAGCCGTTCGTGATCGACCCGATGGGCGAGACCGGCGAGGCGGGCAACGATTTCGACTACATGCTCACCAGCGTGCTGCGGACGCCGGATCTGCAGATGGTGATCCTGCAGCCGGGCGACGGCGGCGACCCGGTGCGGGTCAAGCAGGGTGGCGCCCCGGACTCCGCGCCCGGGTGGGTGCTGCAGTCGGTGGAGGCGCGCCGGGCCGTGTTCGCCGGGCCGGAAGGCGAGCGGACGCTGGAGCTGCGGGTATTCGACGGCGTCGGCGGACAGCCGCCGACCGCGCTCGCGACGCCGGCGGCCGAGGCTTCCGGCATGCCGGGTCCGGCGGCGCCCGCGGTCGCCGACGCCGACATGACGGGTCCGGCGCGCGCCACCGGCGGCGCCCAGGCGCCCGAGCAGAGCGGCCCGCAGGGGCCGGGCGCGTCCGCGGAGGGCGCCGCCGATGCCGCAGCCCAGCAGCAGGCTGCGCAGGAGCAGGTGGAAATGATCCGGCGCCGCATCGAGGAGCGCCGCGCGCGGCTGCGCCAGGAAGAATCGGCGCGTTCGAACCAGCCAGCCAACGAGACCAAATAGACTGTGCCGATGACTTCCCGAACCCGCTGCCGATCCGCCATCGCGGCCTGCCTGGCCATCCTGCTCGCGGCCTGCGCCTCGATGCCGCCGCCGACGATGTCCCGGGGCCAGCAACGTCCGCCGGTGCAGGCCGGCAACGCCGGACCTGACGGCGTCCAGACGGAAACCCTGGAGGACGAGGAGGGCCCGCGCGCGCAGATCCGACGCGGCACCGGCCAGGTGCTCAACCAGGGTGCCGCCGCGGCCGCGCCGCCCAACCTCGGCGGCAGCAGCGGCGAGGCCTCGTTCAACTTCGAGGGCGAGCCGCTGCACGCCGTGGTCAAGGCGATCCTCGGCGACATGCTCGGCCAGAACTACACCATCGCGCCCGGGGTGCAGGGCACGGTCACCCTGGCCACGCCGCGCACGGTGAGCCCGGCCCAGGCCTACGTGCTGCTCGAGCGTGCGCTGGCCGACAACAACGCGCGCATGGTCTACAGCGGCGGCATGTACCAGATCGTGCCGGCCGACGCGGCCCTGCCCTCGGGTACCGTCGCGCCGCGCACCGGCGGCGCGGCCGCCGCGCGCGGATTCGAGGTGCGGGTGGTGCCGCTGCGCTACATCTCCGCGACCGAGATGGAGAAGGTGCTCAAGCCCTACGCGCGGCCCAACGCCATCGTCGCGGTCGACAACGGCCGCAACACGATCACCGTCTCCGGCTCGCGGGTGGAGCTGGAGAACTACCTGCGCACCATCGAGATCTTCGACGTCGACTGGCTGTCGGGCATGTCGGTGGGCGTGTTCCCGCTGCAGACCGGCAAGGCCACGCGTGTGGTCGCGGACCTGGAGAAGGTGTTCGGCGAGCAGAGCAAGTCGCCGGTCGCCGGCATGTTCCGCTTCATGCCGCTGGAAGGCGCCAACGCGGTGCTGGTGATCACCTCGCAACCCGACTACCTCGACGACATCGGCGACTGGCTCGAGCGGATCGACAGCGCCGGCGCCGGCATGCGCCTGTATTCGTACGAACTCAAGTACATCAAGGCGCGCGACCTCGCCGAAAGACTGGCCGAGGTCTTCGGCGGCAGCAGCGGGCGCGGCGGCAACGACACCGGCGGCTCGCTGATGCCGGGCCTGACGCCGGCTTCGATCGGCAGCGGCGCAGGCGAGTTCGGCAGCGACGGCAAGGTCGACGGCGATACCATGGATTCGACGGGTTCGATGGGCGGTGGTTCCGGCAACAGCGACGGGTTCGGCGGCGGCTCGCTGTCGCTGAGCCAGGACCGTGGCGGCGCCAGAGGCGTCACCCTGGAGGTCGAGGGCGACCGGGTGGGCGTGTCCGCGCTCGACGAAACCAATGCGTTGCTGGTGCGCAGCACGCCCTCGGCCTGGAAATCGATCCGCGAAGTGGTCGAGCGGCTCGACGTGATGCCGCTGCAGGTGCACATCGAGGCGCAGATCGCGGAGGTGGTGCTGGAAGGGGACCTGCGCTACGGCGTGAACTGGTTCTTCGAGCGTGCCGTGACCGACGCCGGCCTGCCGTCCGCGGAAGGGCGCACGACCTGGAGTGCGATCGCGGGCAACGTGACGGGTTCGACCACCGGCGGCGTCGGGCCCGGCCTGTCGTGGACGTTCCTGGGGCGCAACGCGGCCGCGATCATCAGCGCGCTGGACGAGGTGACCGACCTGCGCGTGCTGCAGTCGCCTTCGATCATGACCCGCAACAACGCCGAGGCCACGTTGAACGTCGGCAGCCGGATTCCGATTTCGACCGTCAGCGTCAATCCGGTCCTGGGCAGCGACAACAGCTTCACCTCGGTGCAGTACCTCGAAACCGGCACCATCCTGAACGTGCGGCCCCGCGTCACCAGCGACGGCATGGTGTTCCTCGACATCGTCCAGGAAGTGAGTACACCGGGCGACCAGGCGACCGCGGACGAGAACGGCAACGTGCGCATCGACACCCGGAAGATGAAGACCGAGGCCGCCGTGCGCAGCGGCGACACGGTGATGCTGGCCGGGCTGATCCGGGACCAGGTGGGCCGCGGCTCCGCGGGGTTCCCGGGATTGAGCCGCATCCCCGTGCTGGGCGGGTTGTTCGGGCGGCAGACTTCGAGCACCGCCCGAACGGAAGTCATCATCCTGCTGACGCCGACCATCATCCGCAACGTCGAAGAGACGCGCACGCTGACCGACGAGTACAGCCGCCGCTTCCGCGCCATGGAGCCGCTGCACCGGGCGAGGGACTGAGGCCCGCCCATGGCTGCGCCCGGGGACCTGCGTGGCTGAGTTGCCGGTCGTGCTGCTGCCTGTCGGCGTCGACGACGACGCACTCGATGCCTGCCTCGCCGCGCTCGATGCGGGTACCCCCGCCGGCACGCGCGTCTGGCTGGCGGACGACGGCCAGGCCGGACCGCGCGGGCTGGCCGTGATCGAACGCTGGCTCGCCAGCACGCGGTTGCAGGCCGACTACACGCGCCGGCAGCGTCGCCTGGGCGAGGTCGAACACGTCGACCAGATGCTGGCCGCCTGCGGCGATGCCGACGTCATCGTGCTCGCGCCCGACGCGGTGCCCACCGCCGGCTGGGCGACGCAGCTCGCCGCCTGCTTCGCGCGGGATGCGGCCATCGCCAGCGCCACGCCCTGGTGCAACGCCGGCGAGGTCGCGGCCTGGCCGCGGATCGGCGAGATCGCGCCGATGCCGGACGACCCGGCGCGGCTCGCGCGCGCCTGCGCGGCAATGCCGCCGATCCATCCCGAACTGCCGGCCGCGGTCGCGCACGCGGTCATGCTGCGCGGCAGCGCCCGGCGCAAGGCGGGCGGGCTGGACGCGGCCAGCTATGGATCCTGGTATGCCGCGCTGATCGACCTCTCGCTGCGGCTGTCCGGCCTGGGCTGGCGCAATGCGCTGTGCGAGACCGCATTCGTGGCGCGCGGCGGCGAAGGCGGCGCGGCGGAAGGCGACATGGAGGCCCTGGCCGCGCGCTGGCCGACCTGGCACGCGCGGCTGGCGACGGTGCTGATGCACGATCCCCTGCGCGAAGCGCGCGAGCGGCTCGCGCGACTGTACGCGCAGGTCGACGGCCCCGAGCGCCAGCAGGACCTGTTCGCATCGCCGCGGCGTTCCGCAGGCACCGATGCCGAAGCCGGCATCGGCGATGGCGACGGCGACGCAGGCGCGCGCGGGGAGGACGCATGATGCCCGCGGCCTCCGGCATCGCAGCCATCGTCGTCAGCCACCAGAGCATCGAAACCATCGACGACTGTCTCGTACGCCTGCGCGCGGCGCAGGGCGTGACCCAGGTGCGGATCGTGGACAACGCTTCGCGCGACGGCACGCTCGAGGCGGTCCAGCGCCACGCATCGGCCGATCCGCGCCTGCACTTCATCGGCAATCCCGACAATCCCGGCTTCTCGTTCGCCTGCAACCAGGGGGCGCGAGACAGCGACGCGCGCTGGCTGGCCTTCGTCAATCCCGACTGCCTGCTCGAGGCCGACGCCCTGGCGCGGCTGCTGGCGCATGCCGAACGGATCGACGGCGACTGCCTGCTCGGCGCCGACCTGGTCGACGAACACGGTCGCCGCGATGCCGCCGCGCGCCGCCGCGCGCCGTCCTTCGTCGCGATGCTGCACGATCCGTCGGCGCGCGAGCTGGCGCAGGCGCCCGACGACCTGCGGCCGCTGCAGGCGGTGGACGCGGTGTCCGGCGCGTTGATGCTGATGCCGCGGCGGCTGTTCGAGCGCATCGGCGGCTTCGACGACGGTTATCGCCTGCACGCCGAGGACCTCGACCTGTGCCGCCGCGCACGCGAGGCGGGCGCGCTGGTCGCGGTCGCCAACGACGTGCGCGTGCTGCACCTGCGCGGGGTGTCGAGCCGCGCGCGACCGTTGTTCGTGGAATGGCACAAGCATCGCGGCCTGTGGCGCTACTTCCGCAAGTTCGAGGCGGACGCGGTGTCGTGGCAGATGCGCGCGGCGGTGTGGTGCGCGATCTGGCTGCGTTTTCCGCTCGTCGCGCTGCGGCAATGGACGCGCGCCTGAACCATGCGCTCCAGCGGTGATGGACGCCAGGACCGCGACGGATCGCGGGCCGGCATCCGCTTGCGTGGAAACGATGCGGCGCGCAGCGCCCCTCCCGGCTGGCCGACCCGGCGCAATGCCGCCTCCGCCGCTGCAGTTCGCGATGATGCGAACCGCCGCCCGGTGACGCCGGGCAGGGCGGCTTGTTTCAGCGGAACCGGTTGATCGCGTCGCGCAGCGATCTCGCCGCATCCGCGGCCGCCTCGGCGTAGCCGGCGCCGGGAGAGGCGTAGAGGATCCCGCGCGAGGAGTTGATCATCAGCCCGGCGCCGTCCGCGGCCGCGCCGTTGCGCACCACCGCTTCAACGTCGCCGCCCTGGGCGCCGACGCCCGGGATCAGCAGCGGCATGTCGCCGACGATGCCGCGGATCACCTTCAGCTCGCCGGGGTAGGTGGCGCCGACGACCAGCGCGCAGTTGCCATCGGTGTTCCAGTCGGCCGCGATGGTGCGCGCGATGCGCTGGTAGAGCGGCACGCCGTCGACCTGCAGCTCCTGGAAATCGCGTGCGCCCGGATTGGAGGTGTGGCACAGGAAGATGCAGCCGCGATCGTTGCGCTGCAGGAACGGCTCGGCCGAGTCCCGTCCCATGTAGGGATTGAGCGTGACCGCGTCGGCACCGTAGCGGTCGAAGGCCTCGATCGCGTACTGGCTCGCGGTGCTGCCGATGTCTCCGCGCTTCGCGTCGAGGATCACCGGCACGTCCGGATGCGCACCGTTGATGTGCGCGATCAGCCGCTGCAGCGCGGCCTCGCCGCCGTTGTGCGCGGAAAAATAGGCGATCTGCGGCTTGAAGGCGCAGGCGTAAGCGGCGGTCGCATCGACGATGTCGCGGCAAAAGGCGAACAGCGCGTCGGCGGTGTCGTCGGGCTCGCTGGCGGCGAAGGCTTCGGGGAATTTCGCCGGATCCGGGTCGAGTCCGACGCAGAGCAGGGTGTCGGCCTCGTCCCAGCGGGCACGGAGCTTGTCGGCGAAACGCATGGGCAGTTCTCCGCGTCGGATTCAGGTCACCACGATGGGCGTGCCGGACGTGACCACGACGGTGTGCTCGAACTGCGCGCCGAAACCGCGCCTGCAGTACAGCGACCAGCCATCGTCGGCCTCGTCGGCCCGGCTGCAGTGTGTTGCCAGGAAGGGCTCGACCGTGATCACCATGCCATCGTGCAGCCGGCGGGTGTCGCGTCCGTCGTAGTGCCCGGGGATGGAGCCGGGCGCCTCGTGCAGCGCGCGGCCGACGCCATGGCTCTGCAGGTTGCGGATGACCCGCAGGCCGCGCCGGGTGGCGATGGTTTCCACGGTGCGGCCGATGCCGTTGATCAGGTCGCCGGCGCGCAGCTGCGCGATCGCCGCATCGCGTGCCTCGCGCGTGGCGTCGAGCAGGCGTCGCTGTCGGGCGGAGGATTCGCCGACCACGAAGCTCGCGCCGGTGTCGGCGAAGTAGCCGTCGAGTTCGGCCGACACGTCGATGTTCACCAGGTCGCCGTCGCGCAGCGCCGTGTCGTCGGGGATTCCGTGGGCGACGATGGCGTTGACGCTGATGCAGGTCGCGCCGGGGAAGCCGTAGGTCAGTTGCGGTGCCGAGCGGGCGCCGGCCTCGCGCATCATCCCGGCACCGAGTACATCCAGGTCACGCGTGCGCACGCCGGGAACGGCCGCCGCACGCATCGCGGCCAGGGTCGATGCCACCAGCGCCCCTGCGCGCTGCAGGCCTTCGAGTTCGGATGCGTGTTCGATGGTCATCGTGCTGGCTCGGTGCGGGAGACGCGTAATCCGGGTCGCGGCGGCAGGTGTCGGGAACCGGCTGGACAGGACCTCTGGACAGTCAGTGGATGCCGCGCCGGGGCGTGGCGCGACCTGGTTGCGTGGGCTTGGCCGGCGTGCGATCCATCACGGGATCCCTCGCTGTGCTCGGGATGACCATCCGGCCCAAGCCCGGATGGTCACTTCAGCGCCTTGAAGCGCAGCCGCTTCGGGCCGGCGTCGTCGCCCATGCGCCGCTTCTTGTCCTCTTCGTACTCGCGGTAGTTGCCCTGGAAGAACTCCACGTGCGAGTCGCCCTCGAACGAGAGGATGTGGGTGGCGATGCGGTCCAGGAACCAGCGGTCGTGCGAGATCACGAAGGTGTTGCCCGGGAATTCGAGCAGCGCGTCTTCGAGCGCGCGCAGGGTTTCGATGTCGAGGTCGTTGGACGGTTCGTCGAGCAGCAGCACGTTGCCACCCTGCAGCAGGGTCTTGGCCATGTGCAGGCGCCCGCGCTCGCCGCCCGACAGCGCGCCCACGCGCTTCTGCTGGTCCTGGCCCTTGAAGTTGAAGCGGCCGATGTAGGCGCGCGACTGGATCTCGATGCCGTTGATGTTGAGGATGTCTAGGCCGCCGGAGACCTCCTCGAACACGGTCTTGTCGCCTTCCAGCGCCTCGCGGCTCTGGTCGACGTAGGCCAGCTTCACCGTCGGGCCCATCAGGATCTGGCCCGAGTCGGGCTTCTCCTGCCCGGTGATCATCTTGAACAGGGTCGACTTGCCGGCGCCGTTGGGGCCGATGATGCCGACGATCGCGCCGGGCGGCACGATCATCGACAGGTCGTCGATCAGCAGCCGGTCGCCGAAGCGCTTGCTGACGTTCCTGAACTCGATCACCGAATTGCCCAGGCGCTCGCCCGGCGGGATGAAGATCTCGTTGGTCTCGTTGCGCTTCTGGTAGTCGACCGACTGCAGCTCCTCCAGCCGCCCCAGTCGCGCCTTGCCCTTGGAGCGGCCGCCCTTGGCGTTCTGCCGCGACCATTCCAGTTCCTTCTGGATCGCCTTCTGGCGCGCCTTTTCCTGATTGTCTTCCTGCTTGAGGCGCTCGTCCTTCTGGGTCAGCCACTGGGTGTAGTTGCCCTTCCACGGGATGCCGCGGCCGCGGTCGAGCTCGAGGATCCACTCGGCGGCGTTGTCGAGGAAATAGCGGTCGTGGGTCACCGCGACCACGGTGCCGGTGTAGCGGGCGAGGAACTGCTCGAGCCATTCCACCGATTCGGCGTCGAGATGGTTGGTCGGCTCGTCGAGCAGCAGCATGTCCGGCTTCTGCAGGAGCAGGCGGCACAGGGCGACGCGGCGTTTCTCGCCGCCCGACAGCTTGCCGATCACCGCGTCCCACGGCGGCAGGCGCAGCGCATCGGCGGCGACTTCCAGCTGGTTCTCGAGCGTGTGCGCGTCGCCGGCGGCGAGGATCGCCTCGAGCCGCTCCTGCTCCTTGGCCAGGGCGTCGAAATCGGCGCCTTCCTCGGCATAGGCGGCGTAGACCCGGTCCAGTTCCGCCTGCGCGCGCAGCACCTCGCCCACGCCTTCCTCGACCGCCTCGCGGACGGTCATCGCGGGGTCGAGCTGCGGCTCCTGTTCCAGATAGCCGACCTTGGTGCCCGGCTGCGGCCGCGCTTCGCCCTCGAAGTCCTGGTCGACGCCGGCCATGATCCTGAGCACGGTGGACTTGCCGGCGCCGTTCAGGCCCAGCAGGCCGATCTTGGCGCCGGGGAAGAAGCTCAGCGAGATGTCCTTGATGATCTGCCGCTTGGGCGGCACGACCTTGGACACGCGGTTCATGGTGTAGATGTATTGCGACGACATGGGGAACTCCGGATTGCACGCGGCCATGACCCGCGCGAAGCGCGGACCGGCGGGGATGACGCGGGATCGGGGGATTATAGCCGTTCGCCCCCCGCCCCCCGGCGGCTGAGCGGGCGTTAAACATTCGTGGAAGGCATGCTTGTGCAAACGGTTGCAGGAAGCGGCGATTCAGGCTGGCCCGCCGATAGTCCTATCCACGCCACCGGGGTGCGGATGGCGCGGATGCCCGGAGAAACGACATGAACCAGAAACTCACGTGGGGTGCCGTCCTGATGCTGGCACTGGCGACGGCTGCCATGCCCGCGCTCGCCGACAATGATCGTCGCGGTTACGGCCATCGCGACCACGACCGGCGCGAGCACCGCCGCGACCACCGGGAGGCCCGCCGCGACTACCGTCACGATCGCCGCGACTACCGCCACGACCGGCGCGACGATCGTTACGACCGCCGCAATCACCGTCGCGATTACGCCTACCACCGGCCTCCGGTGCGGGTGATCCACCACCGTCCCGTGGTCCGCCACTACCACCCGCCGGTGCGTTACGTGGGGCCGCCGCGCTGGGCCCGGGGCGGCTACGTGCACCACTACCAGCGCCCGATCTACGTGGTCCACGACTACCGCGGCTACGGGCTGCGCCACCCGCCGCGCGGCTACCACTGGATGCGCGACGATTACGGCGATTACCTGCTGGTGGCCATCGCCACCGGCCTGATCGCCGATCTGATCCTGCGCTGAGTCCCCGGGGCCGCCGCGAGGCGGCGATCCCGGGACCCGAGAGGCGCGCCCCAGGCGCGCCTTTTCCATGTCCGCGGTCCCGCGGCGCCCGGGCAGGACGGTACAATCGTCCGGTCCCCGCACCCCGGAGCCCCGATGTTCGCGCGCGATGCCCGTATCGAAACCTACGATCCCGAACTGGCCTGGGCGATCGCCGACGAGGCGCGCCGCCAGGAGGATCACGTCGAGCTGATCGCGTCGGAGAACTACTGCAGCCCGCGGGTGATGGAGGCGCAGGGCAGCCAGCTCACCAACAAGTACGCCGAGGGTTACCCGGGCAAGCGCTACTACGGCGGCTGCGAGTACGTCGACGTGGCCGAACAGCTGGCCATCGACCGCCTCAAGCAGCTGTTCGGCGCCGACTACGCGAACGTGCAGCCGCATTCGGGCTCGCAGGCCAACCAGGCGGTCTACCTCGCGCTGCTGCAGCCGGGCGACACCATCCTCGGCATGTCGCTGGCGCATGGCGGCCACCTCACCCACGGCGCCAAGGTCAACGCCTCGGGCAAGCTGTTCAATGCCGTCCAGTACGGCGTCGACGACCAGGGCCTGATCGACTACGACGTGGTCGAGCAGCTGGCGCTCGAGCACAAGCCGAAGATGGTCGTCGCCGGCTTTTCCGCCTATTCGCGCCGGATCGACTGGGCGCGCTTCCGCGCGATCGCCGACAAGGTCGGCGCGTACCTGTTCGTGGACATGGCGCACGTCGCCGGCCTGGTCGCCGCGGATGCGTACCCGACGCCGCTGCCGCACGCGCACGTGGCCACCTCGACCACGCACAAGACCCTGCGCGGGCCGCGCGGCGGGATCATCGTCGCCAGCCGCGAGGGCGCGGGCGAGAAGTTCGACGAGATCGCCAAGAAGATGCAGAGCATCGTCTTCCCCGGCATCCAGGGCGGGCCGCTGATGCACGTGATCGCCGCCAAGGCGGTCGCGTTCAGGGAGGCGCTGGAGCCGGAGTTCAAGGGTTACCAGGAACAGGTGGTGCGCAACGCGCAGGCGATGGCGAAGACGATCGTCGAGCGCGGCTATCGCATCGTCTCCGGCGGCACCGACAACCACCTGATGCTGGTCGACATGATCGGCAAGCCGATCACCGGCAAGGCCGCCGAGGAGGCGCTGGGCAGGGCGCACATCACCGTCAACAAGAATGCGGTGCCCAATGATCCGCAGAAGCCCTTCGTCACCTCCGGCCTGCGCATCGGCACCCCCGCGGTGACCACGCGCGGCTACAAGGAAGACGATTGCGTGGCGCTGGCCGGCTGGATCTGCGACGTGCTCGACGCGCCCGAGGACGAGGCCGTGCTGTCGCGCGTGCGCGAGGCCGTGACGAAGCAGTGCCGGCAGTTCCCGGTGTATGGCTGAGAGGCCGGGATTCGGAATTGGGGATTCGGGATTCGCGAAAGCAGTCCTGGTTCCCGCTGTTCCGAATCCCGAATCCCGAATCCCGAATCCCCACGCCTGATGCACTGCCCCTTCTGCCAGCACCAGGACACCAAGGTGATCGACTCGCGGGCGTCGGAAGACGGCGCGACGATCCGGCGTCGGCGCGAGTGCGAGGCCTGCGGCGAGCGCTTCAGCACGCTCGAGACCATCGAGCTCAAGCTGCCGGTGATCATCAAGGGCGACGGCCGGCGCGAGCCGTTCGACGCCCGCAAGCTGCGCATCAGCATGGACCGCGCGCTGCACAAGCGCCCGGTGTCGGAGGAGCAGATCGAGACCGCGGTGCGCGCGGTGGTGCACCAGTTGCGCATGACCACCGAGCGCGAGGTTTCGTCGCGCCGCATCGGCGAGTTCGTGATCGCCGAGCTGCGCAAGCTCGACCACGTCGGCTTCGTCCGCTTCGCCTCGGTGTACCGCTCGTTCGAGGACATCACCGATTTCCGCGAGGAGCTCGACCGGCTCGAGCGCGACCTTCCGGGCGAAGGCCAGTTGCCGTTGCTCGGCGGCGAAGTGGTGCCGTTCGGCAAGCCGTCCGGGAAGGAAAAGAAGCGCTGATGGGTGGATCGTGAGCGGGTTTTCGGCGATCGACCACGTGATGATGGCCCGCGCGCTGCGCCTGGCCGGGCAGGCCGCGTACACCACCAGGCCCAACCCGATGGTGGGCTGCGTGATCGCGCATGGCGAGGAGATCGTCGGCGAGGGCTGGCACCAGCGCCAGGGCGAACCGCACGCGGAGGTCCTCGCGCTACAGGCCGCAGGATCGCGTGCGCGCGGCGCCACGGTCTACGCGACGCTCGAGCCCTGCGCGCATACCGGGCGTACCGGGCCGTGCGCGGAGGCGCTGGTCGCGTCCGGGGTCGCGCGCGTGGTCGCGGCGATGCGCGATCCGTTCCCGCAGGTCGACGGGGCCGGTTTCGAACGGCTGCGCGGCGCCGGCATCGCGGTCGAGTCCGGACTGATGGAAGCGCAGGCGCGCGCGCTCAACGTCGGCTTCCTGTCGCGGATCGAACGCGGGCGTCCGTGGGTGCGGGTGAAGCTGGCCTGCAGCCTCGACGGGCGCACCGCGATGGCCAACGGCGATTCGAAGTGGATCAGCGGCGAGGCCGCGCGTGCGGACGTGATGCACTGGCGCGCACGCGCCGGCGCGATCCTCACCGGCGCCGGCACGGTACTGGCCGACGACCCGTCGCTGACCGTGCGGTTCGACCAGCCGCGCGAATTCGTGCCGCCGCTGCGGGTGGTGCTGGATCCGGGCCTGGCCACGGTGGCGCGCGGCAAGGTCCGCGAAGGCGACGCACCGACCCTGTACCTGCACGCACCCGACGCCAAGCCGCCGCGCGATCTGGTGGCCGACCGCGCGGCCGTACCGGTGAAGGGCGGCATGTTCGACCTCGCGGCGGTGCTGGCCCTGCTCGCGCAACGCGAGATCAACGAGGTCCACGTCGAGACCGGTGCCACGCTGGCCGGGGCCCTGCTCAAGGCCGGGCTGGTCGACGAAGTGCTGCTCTATATCGCCCCGGTGCTGCTCGGCGACACGGCGCGCCCGCTGTTCGGCGGACTGGGCTTCACCGAGATGGCGCAGCGCCTGCGGATGACGATCGTCGAGACGCGCCACGTCGGCGACGACCTGCGGCTGTTGCTGCGCCCGCAGGCATAGCGGGGCTTGCGCCATGGCGGCGACGTTCAAGGATCACTTTTCCGCGGTCGCGGATGCGTACGCCGGCGCGCGGCCGGAGTACCCGGCCGCGCTGTTCGAGTGGATCGCCTCAGTCGCTCCTGCGCGCGGCCTGGCGTGGGAAGCCGGTTGCGGCAGCGGACAGGCCACGCGCGGGCTGGCACAGCGGTTCGCGGCCGTGCATGCCACCGACCCGAGCGCCGAACAGATCGGTCGCGCGCAGGGCCCGGTCAACGTCGCGTTCGCGGTCGAACCTGCCGAGCGTTGCAGCCTCGCCGATGCCAGCGCGGATGCGGCCTGCGTGGCGCAGGCGCTGCACTGGTTCGATCGCGATGCGTTCTTTGCCGAATGCGCGCGAGTGCTGCGCCCGGGCGGCGTGCTGGTCGCCTGGGGCTACCAGGACATCGTGGTGCCGGACACGCTGCGCGAGGCGGTGGACGCATTCTCGGCCAGGATCCGGCCGCACTGGCCGCCCGAGCGAGCGCAGGTCGACGCAGCGTACGCCGGATATGCATGGCCTTTCCCCGCGATCGACACGCCGTCCTGGACCCTGAGCGCGGAATGGTCGCTGTCTCGCCTGCTGGGGTACTTCTCCAGCTACTCGGCGAGCCGGCGCTACCGCGAGACGACCGGGGTCGACCCGGTCGCCACACACGCGGATGCGATCGCGCGGGCCTGGGGCGATCCCGACACCACCCGCACCGTGCAGTGGCCGATGTTCGTGCATGCGCGGAGGAAGCCGTGAGCCTGCGCTGGGGCATCGTCGGTTGCGGCGACGTGACCGAGGTCAAGAGCGGGCCGGCGCTGCAGCAGGCGACCGGCTCGGCGCTGGTGGCGGTGATGCGCCGCGATGCCGCGAAAGCGGAGGATTACGCGCGGCGCCACGGGGTGCCGCGCTGGTACGACGATGCGGATGCGCTGATCGCGGATCCGCAGGTCGACGCGGTGTATGTCGCGACGCCCCCATCGACCCACGCGCGCTACGCGATCCAGGCGATGCGCGCCGGCAAGCCGGCCTACGTCGAGAAACCGATGGCGCTCGATGCGACCGAGTGCGAGGCGATGCTCGAGGCCAGCCGCGCCACCGGCATGCCGCTGTTCGTCGCCTACTACAGGCGCGCCCTGCCGCGGTTCCTGAAGGTGCGCGAGCTGTTGCAGGCCGGCGCCATCGGCACGCCCCGGCATGTGCGCATTGCCCTTCACCGCACGCTCGACACCCGTTACGCCGATGGCGCGTCGCTGCCGTGGCGCGTGCGTCCGGAGATCGCCGGCGGCGGCCTGTTCGTCGACCTCGGCAGCCACACGCTCGACCTGCTCGACTTCCTGTTCGGCCCGATGGTCGAGGTGGGGGGACAGGCGCGCTCGGTCTCGGGTGCGTACCCGGCCGAGGA
This sequence is a window from Luteimonas viscosa. Protein-coding genes within it:
- a CDS encoding class I SAM-dependent methyltransferase — its product is MAATFKDHFSAVADAYAGARPEYPAALFEWIASVAPARGLAWEAGCGSGQATRGLAQRFAAVHATDPSAEQIGRAQGPVNVAFAVEPAERCSLADASADAACVAQALHWFDRDAFFAECARVLRPGGVLVAWGYQDIVVPDTLREAVDAFSARIRPHWPPERAQVDAAYAGYAWPFPAIDTPSWTLSAEWSLSRLLGYFSSYSASRRYRETTGVDPVATHADAIARAWGDPDTTRTVQWPMFVHARRKP
- a CDS encoding Gfo/Idh/MocA family protein codes for the protein MSLRWGIVGCGDVTEVKSGPALQQATGSALVAVMRRDAAKAEDYARRHGVPRWYDDADALIADPQVDAVYVATPPSTHARYAIQAMRAGKPAYVEKPMALDATECEAMLEASRATGMPLFVAYYRRALPRFLKVRELLQAGAIGTPRHVRIALHRTLDTRYADGASLPWRVRPEIAGGGLFVDLGSHTLDLLDFLFGPMVEVGGQARSVSGAYPAEDTVAMSFEFANGVRGEGDWCFCSDARRDVVEITGERGRLAFATFDEVPIVLEADGREQRFEIPNPRHIQLPLVETLVAQLRGEGRCPSTGESAARTTRVIDAVLRDFRNAASAGARGAGDALR